The nucleotide sequence CTTCAGCGAGGAAAACGGCCCGGCCTGGCGGCAGGCCATCTTCCACCCCTTCGCCCGCATGGCCGAGATGGCAAAGGGCCAGATCCTGCGTCTGGCCGTCGACTCGGACAAGTACGCGAACGCCCGGTTCGGCGACACCGACCTCGTCGACGTCAGCGCAACCTGGAACGAGGAAACGGGCCGGCTGGCGCTGTTCTTCGCGAACCGCGGCCTGGAGGAGGCCGCCGACGTTGAGGTGGCGCTGCGCGGCTTCGACGCCCGCCAGGTTGTCCGCGCGGAGGTCCTGGAAATTCCGGAAGGCGGGGACCGCTTCACGATCAACAGCCAGGGGAGCCCGGACCGCGTGGGCCTGAAGCCGCTGGAAGGGGTCAAGGCCAGCGGCCCGGAACTGCGGCTGACCCTGCCGGCGCTGTCCTGGACCGCCGTCGAGCTGGACGTGGCCAAGAACTGATCCTTCCCGCCCCCCAGGGAGGGTGTTATGTACACCCGTACACAAGCAGTGTACGCTTGTACATAACGCCCTTCTGGAAGGAACCATCTTGGAGCAGTACTTTGCCGGCGACAGCAGGACCATGCAGGAGCGGATGCTCGCCGGGGACCTCTACATCGCCGACGATCCGAACCTTGCCGCCGACAACATCCGCGGCATGGAACTCGCCGACCGCTACGGCAGGACATGGCTGGCGGACCGCGGCGAGGCCAAGCAGATCCTCGCCGACCTCCTCGGCGCGATCGGCGAGGCCACCGAGATCCGCCCGCCGCTGTACGTCGACTACGGCAAGTACATCCGGATCGGCGCCCGCACCTTCATCAACTTCAACTTCACCGCTCTGGACGTCGCTGCCATCACCATCGGCGACGACGTCCAGATCGGTCCCAACGTCCAGCTGCTGACGCCCACCCACCCGCTGGAGCCCGGTCCGCGGCGCGACAAGCTCGAGGCGGCGAAGCCCATCACCATCGGCAACAACGTCTGGATCGGCGGCGGGGCGATCATCCTGCCCGGCGTGACCGTCGGGGAGAACTCGGTGGTCGGCGCCGGCTCCGTGGTCACCAAGGACGTGCCGGCCAACGTCGTCGCCGTCGGCAACCCCGCCCGCGTCACCCGCAGCCTATGAGCGTGCGGCGCCACGACCCCAACCGCCGGCAGCGCCTCATCGAGGTTGCCCTCGACGTCATCGCCGAGCACGGCGTCGCGGCCACCACCCACCGGAAAGTCGCCCAGGCCGCGGACGTTCCGCTCGGTTCGCTGACCTACCACTTCACCGGCCTCGACGACCTCCTTGCCGCCGCCTTCACGAAGCTCGCCGACGACACCGCCGACGGGTTCGAGGCGGCCCTCGCCGGCGCCGGGAGCCCGGACGCCGCCCGGGAAGCCGTGGTGGGGCTCATCACGGGCGAGCTGCTGGGGGCCAGGCGGAACATCCTGCTGACCTACGAGCTCTACGCCCTGGCCGCCCGCCGCCCGGACCTGCGCCGCGTGACCGACACGTGGATGGCCAGGAGCCGGGCCGCCCTGGCGCGGCACTTCGATCCCGACACCACCGTGATGCTCGACGCCCTGATCGAGGGCCTGTCCATCCACCGGGCACTGGCCCTGAACCCCATGTCCGCCGAGACCGTTCGTGAAGCCGTGAACAGAATTGTGACCCCGCAGTGAACAGCCCTTCGACAACAGCAGCCGTCCTCTCCGCTCCGCCAGCCGGCTCCGGCAGGGCCCGCGCCGCGGTGGCACTGCTTTTCCTCACCAACGGCGCGCTCTTCGCCAACCTGCTGCCCCGGTATCCGGCCATCATGGAGGAACTGCGCCTGAGCAATGCTGAATTCGGCCTTGCCGTGGCGGCATTTCCCCTCGGCGCCCTCATCGCCGGACTTGCCTCCGGTGCCCTGATCCGCCGCTTCCGATCCTCGCGGGTTGCCGTGGCGGGCACCATCCTGACCAGCCTGGGCATCCTCGGCGCGGGCACGGCGCCATCCTGGGCGGTGCTGGCGGCCGCACTCTTCTTCGCCGGAGCCATGGACGCCGTCACCGACGTGGCCCAGAACGCCCACGGGCTGCGCGTCCAGCGGCTGTACCAGCGCTCCATCATCAACTCCCTGCATGCAGTCTGGAGCATCGGCGCGGTGCTCGGCGGCCTGATGGGGGCCGCGGCGGCGGGCCTGAACCTCGCACCCGGAATCCACCTCAGCATCTCCGCCGCCCTCTTCGCGGCCCTGACGCTGTGCTGCTACCGCTTCCTCCTCCGGGGACCCGAAACGGACGACGACGGTGCTGCCGCCGCCGCTGCGGATGGCCAGCCTGCCCTGGACGCACCCAAGGCCGCCCGGGGGACAGCTGCCAAGTACGGCATTCTGGCCGCGCTGGTGCTGATCGCCACGGCGGGCGCCCTGGTGGAGGATGCGGGCAGTTCCTGGTCCGCCATCTACCTCAGCGACACCCTGGAAGCGGCCACCACCGTGGCCGGACTCGGCTTCGTGGCGCTGACCGGCGCACAGTTCATCGGCCGCCTGCTGGGAGACCGGCTCGTGGACCGCTTTGGCCAGCGGACGGTGGCGCGGGCAGGCGGGATCATCGCGGCCGTTGGCATGGGTACGGCCCTGCTGGTTCCCAGCATTCCCGGCACCATCCTCGGCTTCGCGGCGGCAGGCCTGGGCGTGGCCACCCTCGTTCCCGCCGCCATGCACGCGGCGGACGAGCTCCCCGGGCTCCGGCCCGGAACGGGGCTCACGATGGTCAGTTGGCTGATGCGCGTCGGCTTCCTGGTGTCCCCGCCTGTGGTGGGAGCCATCGCTGATGCCGTCAGTCTGCGCGCCGGTCTCTTCGTGGTGCCGCTGGCGGGCCTCCTGGTCCTGGCGCTGTCCCCGGTACTGGCGAAGCGGACGGCGAGCTTGGCTACGGGTCGTGTCATATGAACTTTCTGTTTTCGGGACCAATGGGTTGACTGCCGACGCTCTGGCAGATCTTATTCGCTCAGCCAGCATCATGCATGTGGAAGAGGTTCCAGACCCGGCAGCCAACGGACCAGCGTTGCTCACAGCAGTGCGCGGCAGCCGTCGGGTCGACTCTTTCAGCGTCGAAGGACCCTTCCACGTGGAGCCTGAAGACGTTCCGGAGGACGTCACCGCCGCTGTCCTGGATCCGCAGTTCATGTACCAGGTGCTGGCAGTGGGCGGCGCACAGGACATCCCCCACGCAGTGCGGTTTGGGAAGAAGCTGGCGACAGCGGCAGGCGGTGTCCTGGTGGATGAGCAAACCGAGGAAATCTGGCCCAAATCGTCCCGTCGAAAATCGCCGCGGCGCGAATCCGGGGATAAACCCGACGAGGTGGATGTCACGATCTATTTCCTTGCCGAAGAAGCGCCAGAAGACGTCCCCGCCCGCTTCCTGAAGCTCGCAAAGACGTATTTGCCGGAGTCTTTTCCACGCCGTTTTGGCACGTACGAGCCGCTTCAGGGCCGCGTTGACCGTGACGGCGAGGTAGCCTTCCTGGCCGCATGCGAAGAGGAATCCGTGACCGGCATGTTCTTCACAACCGGGTCCCCGGTCCTGTTAGGACGCCTTGACCTGCCAAGACCACGGTACCGTCGGGACATCGGGAAACTTAGTCTCATACTGGCCCGCGATGCGTTGACTGATGCAGCCTGGCGTCGGTCCTTGCGCCGCTTCTTCATGGGCGCGGCGACAGAGTTCAATGCTTTCTTCGCGAGTGCCGAAGTCCTGCGGCGAACCCCTCCAGAGGGAGTGCCCAAGGTCGGAGGCACTGAGCTCCCGCGGCGCCCCATACTGTTTGGCGAGTGGGTAGGCTTGCCACCGTACCCACAGTGGTGGAACTGGTTCGGACCGCTGTGGGCAGACACCGTCCGGCCGTACCTGGTAGGAGAACCGGAAGAACATCCGACAGGGCTGTTTCACGCTTGGTCAGAGGAACCTTTGGACCGCGACCAAATCGCGGCACTCCTTCGCGACCCGACACAGCCTTGGGTGCCCGCCCAATACTCGGCTGTCTACGGGGACGGGGTCGAAGCGCTCCGTGTCGCCGAGGTCGTACCCGGTCGGCTCACCAGAAACACCTTCCGGACGACTGACCAGGCATCCTAGAACAGTCTGCCAGAGCCTTCGGCATCTCCTGCGCCGTCTCAGTCGTCATTCTTTCCAGCTGAATGATCGGAACTCCCACGGGGCGTCACGTGTGAGGCGATCCGCTTGCATGCCTGGTGGCATGGCTGCCAGCTGCGCGAGGGAAGGATCAGCTTTTCCTGCCAGCTGCTCGGCTCTGAACACCAGATCCCTCATCTTGCGCGCCATGAAAACCCGCATAGGTGCTGCCGGACCGTGATCGATTCAATACTCAGGCTCGTCCTTGAGAGACTTTTAGTGCTGTTTACTGTCTGCGACATGGGGATCGCTGTGAAAATCGTGCTGTACATCATCTGGGTGCTGTTCGCCGCTGGCGCGGCGGCTGCCTCCATCCATGCGCTGCGGAAGACGCAGGCCCAGGAACGGCTCATTGACAGCTGGCCCAAGGGGCAGGCAACGGTCACCGGCAGCCGGCAAGGCTGGACTTCCGGTGCCGGTAACGCGAGCCGGAACCAGCGGTACTGGCCGAGGTACGAGTTCACCGGACCGCAGGGCGTCCTGTACCTCGGCGAATCTGAGGTCTCGCGTGTGGAGCGGCCCGTTCCCGGATCGGTGCTGGAGGTCGCCTACAACCCGGAGAACCCGGCCGAGTCCTTCGAGGTCGCGCACCCGTCCAAGGTCGTGCTGGGCTGCCTGATCCCGGTTATGGCGTTCTTCGCGCTGGCGTCGTTCTGGTTCATAGGAGTGTTCCCGCTCGGCTGACCAGTACCGGCCGCCATCCCGGTCCCGTGGCACACTGGCCGCATGGAGGAATTGATCAGCTATCCCGAGCCGCCTGAGCTTCCAGCCGAGAAGATCCGGGAGCTGATCGACTACGCGGAGCAGATGGCCGCGGCCATGGAAGCTGAAATGAAAGTGGTCCGCCGACTGGGCAGGGCATCCCCGGAACACGACCTGACCAAGATCATCGAAGGCTGGAAACTCGTGGCCTTGTCCATCAGGGAAAGCTACGACGGCCGCTTCTGACCGCCGCAGGATCGTCTTGGAGAGCTCGGCAACACGCGGGACCTGCGTCCACAAACATGTCGGCCCCCGGGCGCACCATGGGGCTATGACAGCTCCAACGGTTGAGGCTGCGATCCACGAACTGATGGATCTGGCCTGGAATCTTGTCTACGACCTCCTTCAGCACCGGGGTCTGCTGGGCGACGGGTTCTTCGTCGAGGAGTACACCGGCATCCATTCCTGGGTGGACGGGCAGCGGCGGTACACAGTCGTCCATTCGCGGGACGTGGCGGTCCTGTTCGTGGACACCCGGCCGGTGGACGCCATCGTCTTCCGTCACGATCTGCTGGGCGCGGACGACCCGAAGAGCTTTTTCACGGTAAGCGCCTGAAGCAGATTGCCGGGAAAGCGGGCTCAGCCAATGGGGCAGCGGTGTCCGTATGGAGGCGACAGGATCTCAAGCACGTGCTGATCGCTGAGAACCCCCGTAGCTCCCCTTGTATGGGGGTACCATACAAGTGTGGACGATGAGATGGTGAGCCGTTTGGCTGAAGAGGCCAAAGCCTGGACACGAGAAACTGAGGCTGTCCGTCAAAAACTTTTGCTCACGGCCCGCCGCCGGCAGGAGAGTATCCTCGGTCTGCACGCTTCCGGCCTGTCGGTGCGTGCCATCGCCGCCCGCTTGGGGAGCAGCCCCGCGGTGATCCAGGACGCCATCAGAGCGGCTAAGGCCAGGCATCCGGCCGCCCGGCGGGAGGAACGGTTCCCCTATGAGTTGCATGTCATGGTGGGAATAAGGCTGCACGAGGAACCGGAGCGGCTCCGCAAGGTCGCCCGGACGAATATCGAAAAGATGCGCGGCACTTCGCGTGCACCCATCGCCGAAGGATGGCTGGATCGGTGGGAGGAATTGCTCCATTTGTCCGATGATGAGCTGGAGCGGGCCATGCTGGCCGATGATGAAGAAGGCAGGGACCTCCGGCAAATCAGCCCGTTTGCCGGAGCACTGAGCTCGCAGGACCGGCTGGTCGCAATGAGGAAGGTGCAGTTGCTTGAAAAGGGATGAGCTGGAGCATGCGATCCGTGCCGCGACGCAAATAATCAAGCAAGACCAAGTGATCATCATAGGAAGCCAGTCGATTCTCGGTTCGTTCACCGAAGATCAGTTGCCTGACGTGGCCACCATGTCGCCGGAGGTGGATATTGCTCCGGTGCGCGACGTGGACGCCGAAGCTCTGAGCGACCAACTTAGTTTTGATGCAGGCGAGCTGTCGGAGTTCCACCAGGAGTATGGCTTTTACATTGAAGGCGTTGGACGGCGGACGGCGATCCTGCCCCCGGATTGGGAATATCGTTTGGTTGGCGTCAGGAGCGAGGCCACCAATAATGCCACCGGTCTTTGTTTGGAGCCGCATGACCTTTGCGCGGCAAAACTTATGGCGGACCGACAAAAGGATCTCGACTTTGTCCGGGCGCTGGTGGAAGCGCGGCTGGTCGATCCCGCAATTCTTGAACAGCGTCTGGCGTCGATCGACTTGGCGGGGGTCGACAGCGACCAAGGCGAAGAAGCGTTGGCCTATCGCCAGCGAAAATCCATCGAGTGGGCCAAGGCCGCCCAGACGCAGGCAGGCACTCAAGACCCCCGCAGAACTGGCTAGGACCAATAGCAGCGTCAGGCCTCGACCTTGTTTTCCCCCAATGAACCCCATGCCCGGAGATTACCGGCATCCGCCAGCATGAGCTACCCGCTGACCTGCCCGGAGCGGTGAGTCCTTGCCGATGGGACCTATCCCGGTTAGGGCGCAGGGTTCCGGCGCCGTAGGCTAGGCCGGATAGACGGCGATTGCGGTGGCCTTGATGACGAAGTGGACGGTCATCCCGGGGTGAAGGCCGAGGTCCGCCGAGGCTGCCGGGGTGATGTCCGCCGACAGGCCGCCGGCGTGGACCCGGATCTGGTCGCCGTGCGGTTCCAGGTCCGTGATGGTGACGGCGAACGAATTCCGCGGGCTGCCGTGTTCATCGCCCGGGAAGACCGAGACCGCCGTCGGCGAAAAGACGGCGACGCCGTCCTGGCCGGGGACGGCACCGTCCTCGGGGTGTGCGGTGATGTCCAGCCCGCCGTCGGACGTGAGCCCGTGCGCGATGATGGTGCCGGGGAGAAGGTTCATTCCCGCCAGGCCCGCCGCGAACTTGCTGCGCGGTCTTTCCAGAACGCCGCGGGTGGGACCTTCCTCCGTGATCCGTCCGTGCTCCATGACGACGGCGCGGTCGGCGAGCATCAGGGCATCCAGGACATCGTGCGTGATGATGATGGCCCGGCGGTTTGCCAGGACGCGCTTGAGGAGCCGGCGCAGCATGGGGGCGGCATGGATGTCGAGGGCTGCCATCGGCTCGTCGAGGAGCAGCAGTTCGGGGTCGATGGCCAGGGCGCGCGCGATGGCGACGCGCTGTGCCTGCCCGCCCGAGAGCTGCCCGGGCCGCCGGTCCGCGAACTCCGCCGCATCCACCTCGGCCAGCCAGTGCCGTGCCGTCTGCAGTGCATTGGCCCGGCCCACACCGGCCGCGCGCGGCCCGAAGGCGACGTTCTCCAGCACGCTCATGTGCGGAAACAGCAGTGGCTCCTGGGCCAGCAGCGCTGTTCCCCTGGCGTGCGGGGGCAGGAAGTGGCTGTTGCCGCCGTCGAGATTGAACAGCGTCTTTTCACCCAGGTCCGCGCGCCCGCTGTCCGGGCGGAGCAGTCCTGCGACGATTCCCAGCAGTGTTGATTTGCCGGCTCCGTTGGGACCAAGCACGGCTATGGTTTCGGAGGCCCCGAGCGTCAGGGAGACCTCGAAGTTGCGGGCGTGCAGGGCGGCCTCGAGCGTGAAGGTCATTCCGGACCCGCCTCCGCAGCCAGCGCGCGGGGGCGCCGGTAGGAAAGCCCGACGACGGCGACCGCCACCGCCACGAGCACCAGGGACAGCGCGACGGCGGCATCGGCGTCGGTTTCCCGCTGCAGGTAAATTTCCAGCGGCAGGGTGCGGGTGACACCCTGCAGGCTGCCGGCGAAGGTCAGGGTGGCACCGAACTCGCCAAGGCAGCGGGCGAAGGACAGCACGGCCCCGGAGGCAAGTCCAGGCAGGACCAGCGGAAGGCTGACGCGGCGCAGCACCGTGGTGGGGCGGGCGCCGAGGGTTGCCGCAACCGCCTCGTACCTGGTCCCGGCCGTCCTGAGTGCGCCCTCGAGACTCACCACCAGGAACGGCAGAGCCACGAACGTCTGGGCAAGAACGACGGCGGTGGTGGAGAAGGCGATCTGGATGCCCGCCAGCTCCAGGCTCCGGCCGAGCAGACCCTGCCGGCCGAATGTGTACAGGAGGGCGATGCCGCCGACGACGGGCGGCAACACCAGGGGGAGCAGCACGAAGGCCCGCAACAGGCGCTGGCCGGGGAAGCTGGCGCGGGCCAGGACGAGGGCCAGGGGCACGCCGAACACGATGCACAGCACCGTGCTGGCTGCCGAAGTCCGAAGGCTCAGGCCCAGCGCGGTCAGGGATGATTCCGAGGTGACGAGCGGGATGAACTGCCCCCAGTTGACCCTGGCCGCCATGGCGGCCAGCGGCAGCAGGACAAGCAGAGCCCCCGCCGCCGCGATCGCGAACACCCACGGCGGGACGCCGGTGTATCCGGTGTTCCGCCGGTTTGTTAACGTGCTGGCGGCAGCCTTTTTGCTACGGGGTGCCGAAACCGGCATCACTGAGGACCTTCCTGCCTTCGCTGCCGGTAACCATGGCGATGAAGGCCCTGGCCACTTCCTTGTTGCTGCTGCTGCCGACGGCCGCGATCGGGTAGGTGTTCACTGCCTGGTCCGCTTCGCTGAACGGAATGCCCCTGACCTTGTCCCCGGCGTTCCTGACATCGGTGACGTAGACCAGGCCGGCGTCGGCTTCCCCGGAGGTGACCTTGCCCAGCACGTCGGTTACAGAGGATTCCTCACTGACCGGCTTCAGGGTGGTTCCGGTGGCCTCTTCAACCTTCTCGGTGGCGGAGCCGCACGGCACTTGCGGTGCGCAGACAACCACCTTGACGCCTTCCTTCGCCAGGTCGGCG is from Arthrobacter sp. QXT-31 and encodes:
- a CDS encoding DUF3592 domain-containing protein, translated to MGIAVKIVLYIIWVLFAAGAAAASIHALRKTQAQERLIDSWPKGQATVTGSRQGWTSGAGNASRNQRYWPRYEFTGPQGVLYLGESEVSRVERPVPGSVLEVAYNPENPAESFEVAHPSKVVLGCLIPVMAFFALASFWFIGVFPLG
- a CDS encoding sugar O-acetyltransferase — translated: MLEQYFAGDSRTMQERMLAGDLYIADDPNLAADNIRGMELADRYGRTWLADRGEAKQILADLLGAIGEATEIRPPLYVDYGKYIRIGARTFINFNFTALDVAAITIGDDVQIGPNVQLLTPTHPLEPGPRRDKLEAAKPITIGNNVWIGGGAIILPGVTVGENSVVGAGSVVTKDVPANVVAVGNPARVTRSL
- a CDS encoding ABC transporter permease — translated: MPVSAPRSKKAAASTLTNRRNTGYTGVPPWVFAIAAAGALLVLLPLAAMAARVNWGQFIPLVTSESSLTALGLSLRTSAASTVLCIVFGVPLALVLARASFPGQRLLRAFVLLPLVLPPVVGGIALLYTFGRQGLLGRSLELAGIQIAFSTTAVVLAQTFVALPFLVVSLEGALRTAGTRYEAVAATLGARPTTVLRRVSLPLVLPGLASGAVLSFARCLGEFGATLTFAGSLQGVTRTLPLEIYLQRETDADAAVALSLVLVAVAVAVVGLSYRRPRALAAEAGPE
- a CDS encoding DUF6036 family nucleotidyltransferase; translated protein: MKRDELEHAIRAATQIIKQDQVIIIGSQSILGSFTEDQLPDVATMSPEVDIAPVRDVDAEALSDQLSFDAGELSEFHQEYGFYIEGVGRRTAILPPDWEYRLVGVRSEATNNATGLCLEPHDLCAAKLMADRQKDLDFVRALVEARLVDPAILEQRLASIDLAGVDSDQGEEALAYRQRKSIEWAKAAQTQAGTQDPRRTG
- a CDS encoding MFS transporter, producing the protein MNSPSTTAAVLSAPPAGSGRARAAVALLFLTNGALFANLLPRYPAIMEELRLSNAEFGLAVAAFPLGALIAGLASGALIRRFRSSRVAVAGTILTSLGILGAGTAPSWAVLAAALFFAGAMDAVTDVAQNAHGLRVQRLYQRSIINSLHAVWSIGAVLGGLMGAAAAGLNLAPGIHLSISAALFAALTLCCYRFLLRGPETDDDGAAAAAADGQPALDAPKAARGTAAKYGILAALVLIATAGALVEDAGSSWSAIYLSDTLEAATTVAGLGFVALTGAQFIGRLLGDRLVDRFGQRTVARAGGIIAAVGMGTALLVPSIPGTILGFAAAGLGVATLVPAAMHAADELPGLRPGTGLTMVSWLMRVGFLVSPPVVGAIADAVSLRAGLFVVPLAGLLVLALSPVLAKRTASLATGRVI
- a CDS encoding TetR/AcrR family transcriptional regulator, with amino-acid sequence MSVRRHDPNRRQRLIEVALDVIAEHGVAATTHRKVAQAADVPLGSLTYHFTGLDDLLAAAFTKLADDTADGFEAALAGAGSPDAAREAVVGLITGELLGARRNILLTYELYALAARRPDLRRVTDTWMARSRAALARHFDPDTTVMLDALIEGLSIHRALALNPMSAETVREAVNRIVTPQ
- a CDS encoding sulfate/molybdate ABC transporter ATP-binding protein; the protein is MTFTLEAALHARNFEVSLTLGASETIAVLGPNGAGKSTLLGIVAGLLRPDSGRADLGEKTLFNLDGGNSHFLPPHARGTALLAQEPLLFPHMSVLENVAFGPRAAGVGRANALQTARHWLAEVDAAEFADRRPGQLSGGQAQRVAIARALAIDPELLLLDEPMAALDIHAAPMLRRLLKRVLANRRAIIITHDVLDALMLADRAVVMEHGRITEEGPTRGVLERPRSKFAAGLAGMNLLPGTIIAHGLTSDGGLDITAHPEDGAVPGQDGVAVFSPTAVSVFPGDEHGSPRNSFAVTITDLEPHGDQIRVHAGGLSADITPAASADLGLHPGMTVHFVIKATAIAVYPA